The following proteins are encoded in a genomic region of Thiomicrospira sp. R3:
- the pstA gene encoding phosphate ABC transporter permease PstA, with protein MKTWLNKGEHWVWYSAAAAAASVVLVFGLLLMIAFRGLSHFWPHAVYEFQIQPTPSSEVQILQGEIHNTRFRETRDPQNPGFVLREPQILIKTGNRDLYSFDFRWVDEAHIVGQTWNKAQGISVIERYASGNMYGYIQAFKNDQGEITELQQVYKAINAAIKEGNKIRTKIRHLERTVIGGINHDLQTLRYDRRKLEMRDRLTPQLEAEMEAKRQAMHEKFGVLQLQLDGYYRELNALGSVVVRVGTDRDVEVNVSQFVRFWQPNEMHLGNKLGYFFGSIGSFLTDDPRESNTEGGVFPAIVGTLTMVILMTLFVMPMGVVAAIYMREYAKEGRLLRLIRISINNLAGVPSIVFGIFGLGFFVYILGFSVDQMFYSHALPNPTFGTPGLLWASLTMALLTLPVVIVATDEGLSRIPRALREGGLALGATKAEVIMRIVLPMTTPAIMTGLILAVARAAGEVAPLMLVGVVKSVTELPVNANAPFIHLDQKFMHLGFHIYDVGFQSPNVEAAQPLVYATSLLLVVLIVSLNLAAIVIRNRLREKYKSLDN; from the coding sequence ATGAAAACATGGTTAAATAAAGGCGAGCACTGGGTTTGGTATAGTGCTGCCGCTGCCGCTGCCTCGGTGGTGTTGGTGTTTGGTTTGCTCCTAATGATTGCCTTTCGTGGGTTAAGTCACTTTTGGCCTCATGCGGTGTATGAGTTTCAAATTCAACCAACACCTAGTTCAGAAGTACAAATACTTCAAGGTGAGATACACAATACCCGCTTCCGTGAAACCCGTGATCCGCAAAACCCGGGTTTTGTATTGCGTGAGCCGCAAATTTTAATTAAAACTGGTAATCGTGACTTATACAGTTTTGACTTTAGATGGGTAGATGAAGCGCATATCGTTGGTCAAACTTGGAATAAAGCTCAGGGTATTAGCGTTATCGAGCGTTATGCATCGGGCAATATGTATGGTTACATTCAAGCATTTAAGAATGATCAGGGTGAAATCACCGAGCTTCAACAGGTCTATAAGGCCATTAATGCCGCGATTAAAGAAGGCAACAAGATTCGAACCAAAATACGTCACTTAGAAAGAACGGTTATTGGTGGTATTAACCATGACCTGCAAACCTTGCGTTATGATCGACGTAAACTCGAAATGCGAGATCGTCTAACGCCTCAGCTTGAAGCGGAGATGGAAGCGAAACGTCAAGCGATGCATGAGAAGTTTGGTGTATTACAACTACAGCTTGATGGTTATTACAGAGAATTAAACGCACTTGGTAGCGTTGTCGTTCGTGTTGGAACAGATCGCGATGTTGAAGTGAATGTAAGCCAGTTTGTAAGATTCTGGCAACCTAACGAAATGCACCTCGGCAATAAGTTGGGTTATTTTTTCGGCTCTATAGGCTCGTTTTTAACCGATGACCCTCGTGAGTCGAATACTGAAGGTGGTGTGTTCCCAGCTATCGTAGGGACGCTGACGATGGTGATATTGATGACATTATTCGTAATGCCGATGGGTGTGGTCGCTGCAATCTATATGCGTGAGTACGCTAAGGAAGGCAGACTGTTACGTTTGATCCGTATCTCAATTAACAACTTGGCTGGGGTTCCATCGATTGTATTTGGTATTTTCGGTTTAGGGTTTTTTGTTTATATTTTAGGCTTCTCCGTCGATCAAATGTTCTACAGCCATGCCTTACCTAATCCAACCTTCGGAACACCAGGCCTGCTTTGGGCGTCTTTAACCATGGCACTGCTTACTTTGCCTGTGGTGATTGTCGCGACTGATGAAGGTTTGTCACGTATTCCACGTGCGTTGCGTGAAGGGGGGTTAGCCTTGGGTGCAACCAAGGCAGAAGTGATTATGCGAATTGTGTTACCCATGACGACGCCTGCCATTATGACCGGTTTAATTTTGGCGGTTGCACGTGCAGCAGGTGAGGTTGCGCCTTTGATGTTGGTTGGGGTGGTTAAGTCGGTAACCGAGTTACCTGTTAATGCTAATGCGCCCTTTATCCATTTGGATCAAAAATTTATGCACTTAGGTTTTCACATTTACGATGTTGGTTTTCAAAGCCCGAACGTAGAGGCTGCTCAACCATTGGTTTATGCCACTTCGTTATTGTTAGTGGTTTTAATTGTGAGCTTAAATCTGGCAGCGATCGTCATTCGTAACCGCCTGCGTGAAAAGTATAAGTCACTAGACAATTAA
- the pstB gene encoding phosphate ABC transporter ATP-binding protein PstB, with protein MSNNTVKVAMERDNRGLALNDEKMAIQVKDWNLYYGKSQALKNVTMDLPENRVTAFIGPSGCGKSTLLRCFNRMNDLIDIVSVDGKMYLHGQDMYAKELDVAEIRRRIGMVFQKPNPFPKSIYENVAYGLRLQGINDKKTLDETIEWALKGAGLWNEAKDRLHENALGMSGGQQQRLCIARAIAIQPEVLLLDEPTSALDPISTLTIEELIFELKKDFTILIVTHNMQQAARVSDYTAFMYMGELVEYTDTDSLFTNPQVKRTEDYITGRYG; from the coding sequence ATGAGTAACAATACAGTTAAAGTGGCGATGGAGCGTGATAACCGTGGGTTAGCGTTAAATGATGAGAAAATGGCGATTCAAGTTAAAGATTGGAATCTCTATTATGGCAAGTCGCAAGCGCTTAAAAATGTCACTATGGACTTGCCTGAAAACCGAGTCACGGCTTTTATCGGTCCTTCAGGTTGCGGAAAATCAACCTTGCTTCGTTGTTTTAATCGAATGAACGATTTGATTGATATCGTCAGCGTAGATGGCAAAATGTATTTGCACGGTCAAGATATGTATGCTAAAGAATTAGATGTTGCTGAAATTCGTCGCCGTATTGGAATGGTTTTCCAAAAACCTAACCCTTTCCCCAAATCTATATATGAAAACGTGGCTTATGGCTTGCGTTTGCAGGGAATTAACGACAAGAAAACGCTTGATGAAACCATTGAATGGGCACTTAAGGGAGCAGGTCTTTGGAATGAAGCCAAGGACCGCTTGCATGAAAATGCATTGGGTATGTCGGGTGGGCAGCAGCAGCGGTTGTGTATTGCACGCGCGATTGCCATTCAGCCAGAGGTTTTGTTGCTTGATGAGCCTACATCGGCCTTAGATCCGATCTCTACCCTTACGATTGAAGAGTTGATTTTCGAGCTGAAAAAAGATTTCACGATTTTGATCGTTACCCATAACATGCAGCAAGCCGCGCGTGTATCGGATTACACCGCGTTTATGTATATGGGTGAACTGGTTGAGTACACGGATACAGATAGCTTGTTTACTAATCCACAGGTGAAACGCACCGAAGACTATATAACAGGACGTTATGGTTAA
- the phoU gene encoding phosphate signaling complex protein PhoU: MNRKEFGTHVSASYNQYLEDLFNQILEMGSLVERQLQSSVLSVQNADSDLAREVIQLDKLVNREEMEIDRLCVRVLARQQPTASDLRLIVSSIRIAVDLERMGDEVVKISRLVLRLAQSGKLDCQNLQGYKQLVEISSRAREMLKNVLDAFTRLDLSGAAAVIEEEERIDELFAVVMEEVTERFKETDHDVECLLQLVYALRAAERITDHARNIAETIIYLVNGQDLRNMDDDALAEFLLSIQAK, from the coding sequence ATGAATAGAAAAGAATTCGGCACGCATGTTTCTGCCAGCTATAATCAATACCTTGAAGATTTGTTTAACCAGATATTAGAAATGGGTAGTTTAGTTGAGCGCCAATTACAGTCATCGGTATTGTCGGTACAAAATGCCGATAGTGATTTGGCACGCGAAGTGATTCAGCTTGATAAGCTGGTGAATCGTGAAGAAATGGAAATTGATCGTTTGTGCGTGCGCGTGCTTGCACGCCAACAGCCAACCGCTTCTGACCTTCGTTTAATTGTCTCGTCGATTCGCATTGCGGTTGACCTTGAACGTATGGGGGATGAGGTGGTTAAAATTTCAAGGTTAGTTTTACGTCTTGCTCAGAGTGGTAAATTAGATTGCCAGAACCTTCAAGGTTATAAACAGTTGGTTGAGATATCATCACGTGCTCGCGAAATGTTAAAAAATGTGTTGGATGCGTTTACTCGTTTGGATTTATCCGGCGCCGCAGCCGTTATTGAAGAAGAAGAGCGGATTGATGAGTTGTTTGCCGTTGTTATGGAAGAAGTAACGGAGCGTTTTAAAGAAACTGATCATGATGTTGAGTGTTTGCTACAACTGGTTTATGCTTTGCGTGCTGCCGAGCGCATTACGGATCATGCGCGTAATATTGCTGAAACTATAATATATCTGGTAAATGGTCAGGATCTGCGCAATATGGATGATGATGCTTTAGCTGAGTTTTTGCTGTCTATACAAGCTAAGTAA
- the phoB gene encoding phosphate regulon transcriptional regulator PhoB, producing MPQAKILIVEDETAIRDMLSFTLHAAEFEVIEAANAEQGWALLLEHKPDLLILDWMLPGVSGLNLAKRIRQNDQTRVLPLILLTARGEESDQVQGFESGADDYVVKPFSPRALVARVKALLRRKDPEGALHVDIVERGELKLDLSSHRFWAKNEEVKLGPTEFRLIQFFMSHPNRVYSRTQLLDQVWGDSVIVEERTVDVHIRRLRRLLEPSECEDYIQTIRGAGYRFSMPG from the coding sequence ATGCCACAAGCTAAAATTTTAATTGTTGAAGATGAAACAGCAATTCGGGATATGCTAAGTTTTACGCTGCATGCTGCCGAGTTTGAGGTGATCGAAGCGGCGAATGCAGAGCAAGGCTGGGCGTTATTATTAGAACATAAGCCTGATTTACTAATTTTAGATTGGATGTTGCCGGGTGTCAGCGGTTTAAATTTGGCCAAGCGCATTCGTCAGAACGATCAAACCCGCGTATTGCCGCTTATTCTGCTCACTGCACGCGGTGAGGAGTCAGATCAGGTGCAAGGGTTTGAGTCAGGGGCCGATGATTATGTGGTAAAACCTTTTTCTCCGCGCGCCTTAGTGGCACGGGTGAAAGCCTTATTGCGTCGTAAAGACCCTGAAGGCGCGCTGCATGTTGATATAGTAGAGCGGGGTGAGCTCAAATTAGATTTGTCCAGTCACCGATTCTGGGCAAAAAATGAAGAAGTTAAACTTGGCCCTACTGAGTTTCGCTTGATTCAGTTTTTTATGAGCCATCCCAATCGGGTTTATTCTCGAACCCAGTTGCTAGATCAAGTTTGGGGCGATAGCGTGATTGTCGAGGAGCGAACAGTGGATGTTCATATACGCCGATTACGTCGTTTATTAGAGCCCAGTGAATGTGAGGATTATATCCAGACCATTCGTGGTGCAGGTTATCGTTTTTCAATGCCTGGTTAA
- the phoR gene encoding phosphate regulon sensor histidine kinase PhoR, producing MLSIKPVSSLESSSRLFEELIGVGTLLSIALIIGGLSGFWALAFLLAFSTYLARNLFYFLHFLNLVRSRALEPSKVPFGVWGDIYDAYFEKVFQDKRRIKRLRIETDQVYNAMNLLPDAHISLNERFQIEWVNHSAENLLGLRRNDVGHKITNLLRQKEMVQYLELKHFDQAIEFYLSAESTRRLSAKMVSYFDKHYLLIIRDITDAHNLAQVRRDFVANASHELRTPLTVLNGYLELMLDSADSLPPVWANPVTQMHQQSLRMQNIINDLLTLSNIEAEDIELESDYVEVASMLQKLELEANQLSGGKHNFHFNIESKDGLLGKSEALRSVFTNLVSNAIRYTPNGGDIWVRWYQTPQTLVFEVKDTGIGIDREHIPRLTERFYRVDNARSRSSGGTGLGLAIVKHILERHHAKLSVYSRLQVGSTFRVEFPIALRMSSDLVD from the coding sequence ATGCTCAGTATAAAACCAGTTAGTTCATTAGAAAGCTCATCACGTCTGTTTGAGGAACTGATTGGTGTGGGGACACTACTCAGTATCGCACTTATTATCGGAGGATTAAGCGGTTTTTGGGCTCTAGCCTTTTTACTGGCTTTCTCTACCTATCTTGCGCGTAATTTATTTTATTTTTTGCATTTCTTAAACTTAGTGCGTAGTCGTGCCTTAGAGCCTAGCAAGGTGCCTTTTGGGGTATGGGGCGATATTTATGATGCCTATTTTGAAAAAGTTTTTCAAGATAAACGGCGGATAAAACGCTTGCGCATAGAAACCGACCAGGTTTATAACGCGATGAATTTACTGCCCGACGCGCATATCTCGCTAAACGAAAGGTTTCAGATTGAATGGGTGAACCATAGTGCTGAGAACTTATTGGGGTTGCGACGTAATGATGTCGGACATAAAATCACTAATTTGCTGCGACAAAAAGAAATGGTTCAATACCTGGAACTCAAGCATTTTGATCAAGCGATCGAGTTTTATTTGAGTGCAGAAAGCACCCGCCGCCTTAGCGCAAAAATGGTTTCTTATTTTGATAAACACTATCTTTTGATTATCCGCGATATTACCGACGCGCACAACCTAGCTCAAGTACGTCGTGATTTCGTGGCCAACGCCTCGCATGAGTTGCGAACGCCCTTAACGGTATTAAATGGTTACCTTGAGTTAATGTTGGATAGTGCAGATTCTTTGCCACCTGTTTGGGCCAATCCCGTTACCCAAATGCATCAACAATCATTAAGAATGCAAAACATTATTAACGACTTGTTAACCTTATCTAATATCGAAGCTGAAGATATCGAGTTAGAATCGGATTATGTTGAGGTGGCGAGCATGCTGCAAAAACTGGAGCTTGAAGCTAATCAATTGAGTGGTGGAAAACATAATTTTCATTTTAATATTGAGTCTAAAGATGGCTTATTGGGTAAAAGCGAAGCGTTACGTTCGGTATTTACTAATCTAGTATCCAACGCGATACGTTATACCCCAAATGGGGGTGATATTTGGGTGCGCTGGTATCAGACTCCTCAAACCTTGGTGTTTGAGGTTAAGGATACAGGTATAGGCATTGACCGGGAACATATACCGCGGTTGACAGAACGGTTTTATCGTGTCGATAACGCGCGTTCCCGAAGCTCGGGTGGCACGGGTTTAGGTTTAGCCATCGTTAAACATATTCTGGAGCGCCACCATGCGAAGCTTTCTGTTTATAGTCGTTTACAAGTAGGCTCAACCTTTAGAGTAGAATTTCCTATTGCGTTACGCATGTCGAGTGATCTTGTCGACTAG
- the cysM gene encoding cysteine synthase CysM, which translates to MHLMFKTLMDTVGNTPLVQLQRLVNLDTGSVVLVKLEGNNPAGSVKDRPALNMILQAQKRGEIKPGDTLIEATSGNTGIALAMAASMLGYKMILLMPDNMSIERRTSMAAYGAKLLLVTQAEGMEGARDKALAMQAAGEGVVLNQFANPDNPLAHYQSTGPEIWRDTEGKLTHFVSSMGTTGTIMGCSMYLKQQNPAIQIVGVQPTEGASIPGIRRWPSEYLPEIYDPKRVDRIIDIDQQTAETMTRRLAVEEGIFAGISSGGTTAAALKVATEVENALIVSIICDRGDRYLSTNVFPVG; encoded by the coding sequence ATACATCTCATGTTTAAAACACTCATGGATACAGTAGGCAACACGCCTTTAGTTCAATTACAACGACTGGTTAATCTCGATACGGGTTCAGTGGTGCTGGTCAAGCTTGAGGGCAATAATCCGGCGGGTTCTGTGAAAGATCGTCCAGCGCTGAATATGATTTTACAAGCGCAAAAACGCGGTGAAATTAAACCAGGCGACACCCTGATTGAAGCCACGAGTGGTAATACGGGCATTGCGTTGGCGATGGCGGCTTCGATGTTGGGTTACAAAATGATTTTGCTGATGCCCGACAATATGAGCATTGAACGTCGGACATCAATGGCGGCCTATGGTGCAAAACTGTTGCTGGTCACTCAAGCCGAGGGAATGGAAGGCGCGCGCGATAAAGCCTTGGCGATGCAAGCCGCAGGTGAGGGTGTCGTGCTTAATCAATTTGCCAACCCAGATAACCCCTTAGCACATTACCAGTCAACAGGCCCCGAAATCTGGCGTGACACCGAAGGAAAACTGACGCATTTTGTTAGCTCCATGGGCACGACGGGCACGATTATGGGCTGCTCAATGTATTTAAAACAGCAAAACCCCGCTATTCAGATTGTTGGTGTTCAGCCAACTGAAGGGGCATCGATTCCGGGTATTCGCCGCTGGCCTAGTGAATATTTACCTGAGATTTATGATCCAAAACGGGTGGATCGCATTATTGATATTGACCAGCAAACCGCTGAAACCATGACAAGACGCTTAGCGGTTGAAGAGGGAATATTTGCCGGTATTTCGTCGGGTGGCACGACAGCCGCCGCCTTGAAGGTGGCGACTGAAGTGGAAAATGCGCTGATTGTGTCGATTATTTGTGATCGCGGTGATCGTTATCTTTCAACCAATGTTTTTCCAGTAGGTTAA
- a CDS encoding 3'-5' exonuclease, with protein MQPALIFDIETVPDIAAARRVFGFEDLSDEDVYQAINLKRRIESGGEFQKHFLHKVVAISAVLKTDQMLKIWSVGDVDSDEKVIIERFFEGIERFQPTLVTWNGGGFDLPVLHYRALLHGITARTYWDMGDFNRERKWNNYISRYQFAHLDLMDVMAGYQPRAVAKLDEIALLLGLPGKMGLSGADVLDQYRAGDIKAIRDYCELDVINTYLVYLRFQLMRGWLTPVQYQIACDELAQSLNNPNQSHWQAYNQAWLNK; from the coding sequence ATGCAGCCAGCGCTTATTTTTGATATTGAAACCGTGCCAGATATTGCGGCCGCACGCCGGGTATTTGGCTTTGAAGACCTGAGTGATGAGGATGTGTATCAGGCGATTAATCTCAAGCGCCGGATTGAAAGTGGTGGCGAGTTTCAAAAACATTTTTTGCACAAGGTGGTAGCGATTTCAGCCGTATTAAAAACCGATCAGATGTTAAAGATTTGGTCAGTTGGTGATGTTGATTCAGACGAAAAAGTTATTATTGAACGTTTTTTTGAGGGTATCGAACGTTTTCAACCCACTCTTGTGACTTGGAACGGCGGGGGGTTTGATTTGCCCGTTTTGCATTATCGTGCATTATTACATGGTATTACCGCCCGAACCTACTGGGATATGGGGGACTTTAATCGTGAACGCAAATGGAATAACTATATTAGCCGTTATCAGTTTGCACACCTTGATTTGATGGATGTTATGGCTGGCTATCAACCGCGAGCAGTTGCAAAACTCGATGAGATCGCCTTACTACTAGGGCTACCTGGCAAAATGGGGTTAAGTGGTGCGGATGTATTGGATCAATATCGCGCTGGTGATATTAAAGCTATTCGTGACTATTGCGAGTTGGATGTGATCAATACCTATTTAGTGTATCTCCGTTTTCAGTTAATGCGAGGGTGGCTGACGCCTGTTCAGTATCAAATCGCGTGTGACGAGTTAGCGCAAAGCCTAAACAATCCTAATCAATCTCATTGGCAAGCCTATAACCAGGCCTGGTTAAATAAATAA
- a CDS encoding CYTH domain-containing protein — translation MAREIERKFLLKNDQWRQQVAKQTRFVQGYLNQIEENSSKSSVRIRIEGEQANINIKSLEIGLSRDEYEYAIAVSDAEKMLEKLMVGPVIEKVRYLVVVEDLTWEIDEFFGDNAGLVIAEVELETEDQPLMLCDWVGKEVTDDVKYYNISLSKHPFKDWLPHEKD, via the coding sequence ATGGCACGAGAAATTGAACGTAAGTTTTTATTAAAGAATGATCAATGGCGTCAACAGGTAGCGAAACAAACACGATTTGTTCAGGGTTATCTTAATCAGATTGAGGAAAATTCAAGCAAAAGTTCAGTACGTATTCGTATTGAGGGCGAGCAGGCTAATATCAATATCAAAAGCCTAGAAATAGGATTAAGTCGTGATGAATATGAGTATGCTATTGCGGTAAGCGATGCCGAAAAAATGCTTGAAAAACTGATGGTTGGCCCGGTTATTGAGAAAGTACGTTATCTTGTGGTTGTTGAGGATTTAACCTGGGAAATTGATGAGTTTTTTGGTGATAATGCAGGCCTGGTGATTGCTGAAGTTGAGCTTGAGACGGAAGACCAACCTCTAATGCTCTGTGACTGGGTTGGCAAGGAAGTGACGGATGACGTAAAGTATTACAATATTAGTTTGAGCAAACACCCCTTTAAGGATTGGTTACCCCATGAAAAAGATTAA